CCGGCAACGCCGACCTCGTCAACGTCGTCGCCAACCTCGAGCTCAAGCTCGACCAGCAGGTGCTGCCGCCGGGCCTGCTCACCGAGGCCACCCGGATCGCGCACGCCGTCGCCGAGGTGACCAACGTGCCGCCCGCCGCGCGCCAGCCGTACGTCGGTGCCTCGGCCTTCGCCCACAAGGCCGGCCTGCACGCCAGCGCGATCAAGGTCGACCCCGACCTCTACCAGCACATGGACCCGGCCGGCGTCGGCAACGACATGCGCCTGCTCGTCTCCGACATGGCCGGCCGCGCGACCATCGAGCTCAAGGGCAAGGAGCTCGGCTTCGACCTCTCCGACAACCCCGAGCTGGTCACCCGGGTGACCAACCGGGTCAAGGAGCTCGAGCTGAGCGGCTACACCTTCGAGGCCGCCGACGCGTCCTTCGAGCTGCTCCTCGCCGAGGAGGTGGACGGCCACCGGCCGTCGTACTTCGACGTCGAGAGCTGGCGCGTGATCACCGAGACGCTCACCCACGCCGCGCCGGGCGAGGAGGCCGTGTCCGAGGCGACCGTGAAGCTCACCGCGGCCGGCGTGCGCTACGTCGTGACGGGGGAGGGCAACGGCCCGGTCAACGCGCTCGACCAGGCGCTGCGCTCGGCGATCGAGCAGGCGTACCCGGAGATCGCGAAGTTCGAGCTGATCGACTTCAAGGTCCGCATCCTCGACCAGGGGCACGGCACCGACGCCATCACCCGCGTGCTCATCGAGACCACCGACGGGGCGTCCTCGTGGGTGACCGTCGGCGTCGGCGCGAACGTGATCGAGGCGTCGTGGGAGGCGCTCGCGGACAGCCTCACCTACGGGCTGCTGCGGCACCACCAGGACTGAGCACGACCGCGGGCGATGAGTCCCGCGCGCCCGGCCGGTCCCTCCTGCATGGACATCCTCGTGAGCGGACTGGGCCTGGTGGAGTCGCCGCGGTGGCACGACGGCCGGATCTGGTTCAGCGACTGGACCCACGGCCGGATCATCGCGGTCGACGAGCACGACTGCGTGGAGGTGGTCGTCGAGCACACGTCGCTCCCGCTGTGCTTCGACTTCCTGCCCGACGGGCGCCTGGTCCTGGTCTCCAACCAGGCGAACGCGCTGCTCGTGCGAGAGCCTGACGGCACCCTGGCGCCGTACGCCGACCTGGCCGGGCTGTCGGCGTACGGCCACAACGACATCGTGGTCGACCGGCTCGGCCGGGCCTACGTCAACAGCTGCGCCTTCGACTTCGCCGTCGGGCCGCCGGCTGGTGACCGTGCGCCCGGCTTCGTGGCGCTCGTGCTGCCCGACGGCACGGCCCGCGTGGTCGCCGACGACCTCGCCTTCCCGAACGGGATGGCCGTCACCGCCGACGGGAGCACCCTGGTCGTCGCGGACTCGTACCGCTCGCAGCTGGTGGCCTTCGACATCGCCGCCGACGGCGCACTGTCGGGCCGCCGGGTCTGGGCCGACCTCGGTACCGACAACCCCGACGGCATCTGCCTCGACGCCGAGGGCGCCGTCTGGTACGCCGACGTCCCGCACCAGCACTGCGTCCGCGTCGCCGAGGGCGGCGAGGTGCTGCGCACCGTCGAGCTGGACCGCGGCGGCTTCGCCTGCGCGATCGACGGCGACACCCTCTACGTCGTCGCCGCGCACTGGCCCGGTCCGGCGGAGCTCCCGACCTTCCGGGACTGGGACGGTCAGCTGCTGCGGGTGTCGCTGGGCTGAGCGACGACCCGCGCCACCAGGTCGTTCCAGCCGGCGACCACCTGCGCCTCGCTCATCCCGCCCGCGTCGATCTGCTGGCGCAGCACCGGCACGGCCAGTGGCGCGACGAGGGCGGTCGAGAGGTAGCCGAGGTCGCCTCGGACCCCGAGCTGGGAGAGCAGCATGCGCACGTGCAGCGACACGAACCCGAGCACGGCGTAGTTCTCGCCCCACGTGCTCCCCGCCGCCTCGATCAGGGCGGCCTGCTCGCGGTGGTGGCGCAGCCGGGACGCGCCGAACGCCAGCAGCCGCTCCATCGGCGGCGCCCCCGGACCCAACGGCGGCGGACCGCTGATCACGCTGGCCTGCCACTCCTCCTCGCGGTGGTTGAGCAGCGAGGCCATCAGCCCCTCGCGGCTCCCGAACCGCCGGAACACCGTGCCCTTGCCGACGCCCGCCCGCGCCGCGACCGCCTCGGTCGTGAGGTCGTCGACCCCGCAGGTCTCGATCAGCTCGGCTGCGGCCTGCAGCAGCGCCTCCCGGTTGCGGGCGGCGTCGCGGCGCACGACGGGCGCGCTGGTCAGCACGGGGAGGTCCTTGGGCATGGTGAGGCCACCCTAGATCGGGTCGCCGACAGCCGCTTACGATCCGGCCATGAGCGACCTCGCCGCCTGGGACCGGCTCGTGGACCTGCTGACCGACGACCCACGGGTCGCGCCGGAGGTGCGGCTCGCGCTGACCGACGCCGACGCCTATCTCGAGCGGCACGCCGAGCAGCTCGCGGACCGCGGCATCGACGAGGCGGGGGACGTGGAGGCGGTGCTGGCCCTGGTCGACGCGCTGGCCGCGGTCGGCGACCTGGCCCGTGTCGACTGGAAGGAGCCGTCGGAGTACCTGCTGGAGGTGGTGGGAGCGCTGCCGAGGGTGCGTGCCACCGGGATCGCGATCGACGGCGTGCTGCACCACGACGAAGTGTGCCCGGTGGTGGCGGCGGCGAACCGGCTGCTCGCACCGGCGGGTGTCGTCGTGGTCGTCGTCGAGGAGGGGACCGACGACTGCCCGCTGGTTGCGCTGCCGGTCGATCGCCACGCGGCAGTGGTGGCGGCAGGCGAGGCGGTCGACGTGTGGGTGAGGAAACCCGACTGAAGAAACTTCTCTCACCCCGGGAATGGAAGCGGACCACGGTCCGTTTAGACCTCCATGACTGACACCCAGAGCACCCGCGTCGCCGTCCTCGTCGGATCCCTGCGGGCCGACTCCCTCAACCGCAAGCTCGCCGAGATCCTGCGCGACGAGGCGCCCGCCGGCGTCACGCTGGACATCGTCGAGGGTCTCGACCAGGTCCCGTTCTACAACGAGGACCTCGACGGCGCGACCGCGCCGGCCGCCGCCGTCGCGCTGCGCGAGCGCGTCGCCTCCGCCGACCGCGTCCTGGCCGTCACCCCCGAGTACAACGGCACCATGCCGGCCGTCCTCAACAACGCCATCGACTGGATCTCGCGCCCCTACGGCGCCGGCGCCATGGTCGGCAAGCCGTTCGGCGTCATCGGCGCCACCCCCACGCCGTACGGCGGCAAGTGGGCCCACGGCGACACCGCCCGCTCCGCCGGCATCGCCGGTGCGATCGTGGTCGAGGACGTCACCGTCTCGCAGCCGGCCGTCGACGTCGACCCGACCACCGACCCCGAGGTCCGCGCCAAGCTGCTCGCCGCGCTCGGCACCCTGGTCGAGTTCGCCCCGGAGGTGAGCGCGGCCTGACCCCGCCCTCGCCCGACGCCGCTGCCGCACGCCCTCTGCGTGCGGCAGCGGCGTTTTGGCGAGCCGTCTTAGCAGTAACAGCGTGTGACAACAAGAGTTGATCTTCTGGTGACGCTTTGGCTGGATGGGACCGGCGGGAGGGCTCGGACCCCGTCGCATCCCCCCACCCCCTGCTCCCAGGAGAGAACATGACGCTGCTCCCGTGCCGTCGCTCCCGTGCCCGCCTCGCCGCCCTGGTCGCGGCGGTCGCCCTCCCCGCCGCCGCGCTGGTCCCGACCGCCCCGGTGGCCCACGCCGCCGACGAGCCGCACCCGTTCGAGGTCTTCCGCAACTGCCCCGCAGCGCAGATGCTGGCCGAGGCCGACGACGCCTCGACGTCCTGCGTGACCGCCGTGGTCACGGGTGGCACCTTCGTGATCGGCAACGGCACCGTCCCCGTGACCGCGCAGTCGGTGCTCTCGCTCGGCATCGCGAGCGTCGGCGCGGGGGAGAAGACCTTCGGCACGCCCGGCAAGGTCTTCACCTCCGGCCCGATGCAGGTCCCCGGAGGGCTGCTCGGCGTGCCCGGCCTCGAGCGGCTGCTGCCCGGTCTCACCGACGTGACCGCGACCGTCGAGCTCGCCACGACCGAGCTCCCGCAGATCGACATCCTGGCCTCGATCTACGGCGGCGAGGTGGTCGCCCTGCCCGTGAAGATCCGGCTCAAGAACGCCCTGCTCGGCACAAACTGCTACATCGGCTCCAATGCGAACCCGATCGTGCTGCACCTGGCCATGGAGAAGGCCGGGTCCTTCGAGTTCGTGCCGGTCGGCGAGGCCGGCAGCCTGATCCACGCCCGTGGGGGTGTCGTCGTCGACAGGTCCTTCGCCGTCCCGGCGGCCACCGGGTGCGGGGTGGGCGGGCTCCTCAACGGGGTCGTCAACTCCCGCCAGGGCCTGCCGTCGCCGGCCGGCAAGAACAGTGCGGTCCTCGACCAGGACGCCTACCTGGGCGGGCCGGCCTCCCAGGTCCTGGCCTTCCAGCAGGGCTGAGCACGATGGGTAGGGTCGGGTCGTGGCCGAACTCCACGACCTGACCGCCCTCGAGCAGGGGGCGCTGATCCGCTCCGGCGAGATCAGCCCCGTCGAGCTCACCGAGCACTACCTCGAACGCGCCGCGCGACTCCCGCAGGAGTACGTCGACGGCGCGTTCGTGCTCCGCGACCCGGATGCCGCGCGGCGCCGGGCCCGGGAGGTCGCCGCGGTCGGACCGGTCGGGGACGGCGCGTCCCCGCTGGCCGGCGTACCGACGGCGATCAAGGACCTCAACCTCACCCGCGGCGTACCGACCGCCTTCGGGTCGCCGGTGTTCGCGGGCTACGTCCCTGAGCTGTCCGACAGCGTGGCCCTGGCGATCGAGGACGCCGGGATGGTCAGCCTCGGGAAGACGAGCACGCCCGAGTTCGGATCGCCCTGCTACACCGAGCCAGAGGGCCGTCCGCCGGCCGTCACGCCGTGGGACACCACCCGGATGGCCGGCGGCTCCTCGGGTGGCGCGGCCTCGGCGGTGGCCGCCGGGCTGGTGCCCGTCGCCCAGGGCTCCGACGGCGGGGGCTCGATCCGCATCCCCGCCTCGTGCTGCGGCCTGGTCGGGCTCAAGCCCAGCCGTGGCCGGGTCAGCGGCTTCCCGATGTACGGCGACCCGATCGGGCTCGCCGTCTCCGGCCCGATCGCCCGCACGGTCGCGGATGCCGCCGCGCTGCTCGACGTGCTCGCGGGCCGTCGCGCGGGCGACCCCACGTGGGCGCCGGCTCCGGGCGGCACCTTCCTCGAGGCCGCCGGGCGCGAGCCCGGCCGGTTGCGGATCGCGCGCTTCGACCGGCCGGTCATCGCGGACGTCGAGGTGCACCCCGAGGTCCAGCAGGCGTACGACGACGCGTCGCGCCTGCTCGCCTCCCTCGGCCACGTGATCGAGGACGTGCAGGTGCCGCTGCCGCCTGAGGCCGTCGGCGTCTTCGAGACCTGCTGGGCGGTGCTCACCGCGCTGTCGACCGTCCCGCTCGAGCCGGCCCAGCGGGCGCAGGTCCGGCCGCTGACCCGGTGGCTGGGCGAGCGTGGCGAGGCGGTGTCGGGCCCGGAGTTCGGCCTGGCGATCGGGGCGATGCGCCGCCATGCCGCCGACGCGCTGGTCGCGCTGGCGCCGTACGACATCGTGCTCACGCCGACCCTCGCCAGCCCGCCGCTCCCGGTCGGCGCGATCCGCGACGACGCCGACCCGGCGGCCGACTTCGAGGCGCAGAAGCGCTTCACGCCGTGGACCTCCGCGTGGAACGTCACCGGCATGCCGGCCATCTCGCTGCCGCTGCACCAGACACCCGACGGACTCCCGGTCGGCGTCATGCTCGCCGCCCGGCCCGCCGAGGAGGAGCTGCTCCTCTCGCTGGCCGCACAGGTCGAGGCCGCGGCTCCGTGGAAGGACCGTCACCCACCCCTGTGGTGAGGCTGTGCTGAGGCTCAGCCGAACCAGGTC
The genomic region above belongs to Nocardioides sp. QY071 and contains:
- a CDS encoding TetR/AcrR family transcriptional regulator gives rise to the protein MPKDLPVLTSAPVVRRDAARNREALLQAAAELIETCGVDDLTTEAVAARAGVGKGTVFRRFGSREGLMASLLNHREEEWQASVISGPPPLGPGAPPMERLLAFGASRLRHHREQAALIEAAGSTWGENYAVLGFVSLHVRMLLSQLGVRGDLGYLSTALVAPLAVPVLRQQIDAGGMSEAQVVAGWNDLVARVVAQPSDTRSS
- the cimA gene encoding citramalate synthase, whose protein sequence is MTQQLDLHGSFHVYDTTLRDGMQQEGLNPTVADKLAIARHLDGLGVGYIEGGWPGANPKDTEFFRRAALELDLEHARLAAFGSTRRAGLLAADDPQVAALRDSGAGVVTLVAKSHVGHVEKALRTTLEENLAMIRDTVSHLRAEGQQVFLDAEHFFDGYRLDRAYALEVLRTAYDAGAEVVALCDTNGGMLPGWVSDVVHDVLETTQVRVGIHCHNDTGLAVANTLAAVEAGATHVQGCINGYGERTGNADLVNVVANLELKLDQQVLPPGLLTEATRIAHAVAEVTNVPPAARQPYVGASAFAHKAGLHASAIKVDPDLYQHMDPAGVGNDMRLLVSDMAGRATIELKGKELGFDLSDNPELVTRVTNRVKELELSGYTFEAADASFELLLAEEVDGHRPSYFDVESWRVITETLTHAAPGEEAVSEATVKLTAAGVRYVVTGEGNGPVNALDQALRSAIEQAYPEIAKFELIDFKVRILDQGHGTDAITRVLIETTDGASSWVTVGVGANVIEASWEALADSLTYGLLRHHQD
- a CDS encoding amidase — its product is MAELHDLTALEQGALIRSGEISPVELTEHYLERAARLPQEYVDGAFVLRDPDAARRRAREVAAVGPVGDGASPLAGVPTAIKDLNLTRGVPTAFGSPVFAGYVPELSDSVALAIEDAGMVSLGKTSTPEFGSPCYTEPEGRPPAVTPWDTTRMAGGSSGGAASAVAAGLVPVAQGSDGGGSIRIPASCCGLVGLKPSRGRVSGFPMYGDPIGLAVSGPIARTVADAAALLDVLAGRRAGDPTWAPAPGGTFLEAAGREPGRLRIARFDRPVIADVEVHPEVQQAYDDASRLLASLGHVIEDVQVPLPPEAVGVFETCWAVLTALSTVPLEPAQRAQVRPLTRWLGERGEAVSGPEFGLAIGAMRRHAADALVALAPYDIVLTPTLASPPLPVGAIRDDADPAADFEAQKRFTPWTSAWNVTGMPAISLPLHQTPDGLPVGVMLAARPAEEELLLSLAAQVEAAAPWKDRHPPLW
- a CDS encoding NAD(P)H-dependent oxidoreductase, with protein sequence MTDTQSTRVAVLVGSLRADSLNRKLAEILRDEAPAGVTLDIVEGLDQVPFYNEDLDGATAPAAAVALRERVASADRVLAVTPEYNGTMPAVLNNAIDWISRPYGAGAMVGKPFGVIGATPTPYGGKWAHGDTARSAGIAGAIVVEDVTVSQPAVDVDPTTDPEVRAKLLAALGTLVEFAPEVSAA
- a CDS encoding SMP-30/gluconolactonase/LRE family protein, with amino-acid sequence MSGLGLVESPRWHDGRIWFSDWTHGRIIAVDEHDCVEVVVEHTSLPLCFDFLPDGRLVLVSNQANALLVREPDGTLAPYADLAGLSAYGHNDIVVDRLGRAYVNSCAFDFAVGPPAGDRAPGFVALVLPDGTARVVADDLAFPNGMAVTADGSTLVVADSYRSQLVAFDIAADGALSGRRVWADLGTDNPDGICLDAEGAVWYADVPHQHCVRVAEGGEVLRTVELDRGGFACAIDGDTLYVVAAHWPGPAELPTFRDWDGQLLRVSLG